One genomic window of Tenacibaculum tangerinum includes the following:
- a CDS encoding phosphoribosylamine--glycine ligase, with translation MNFLVVSKWGESLDIAYTIKQEGHAVKMFIEDKSSREIGYGFVTKVNDWKKHIDWASIIIFDYTGYGKICDELRNAGKLVFGGSEYTDLLELDRNFGQEELKKHKIKTLPSKEFFSFQEAISHVEKNPDAYVVKPCGETQDLKQLLFVGSDDKGTDVIRMLKAYEKSWGDNFGTFQLQRKVKGVEIAVAAFFNGTHFIQPYNISFEHKKFFPKELGVSTGEMGTSMFWSKNSPIFEITLGKFEATLAKKGFVGHIDINCIVNGNGIYPLEFTSRFGYPQIYIQRDGINEPLGTLFYKITSGQHLTIQTKKGFQVGAYMVVPPFPFKDKKSFELFSKDSVILFKKEMKEGVHPIHIKQLHSEWLITGNDGIALLVTGFGITMKDAQRMMQNRINNISINNSYYRTDIGDRWSEDSDKLRAWGLL, from the coding sequence ATGAATTTTTTAGTTGTTTCTAAGTGGGGTGAATCGCTTGATATTGCTTACACTATAAAACAAGAAGGACATGCTGTAAAAATGTTCATTGAAGATAAATCTTCTCGAGAAATAGGTTACGGATTTGTTACAAAAGTAAACGACTGGAAAAAGCACATTGATTGGGCTAGCATTATTATTTTTGATTATACTGGTTACGGTAAAATCTGCGATGAACTAAGAAATGCTGGTAAATTGGTTTTTGGTGGTTCGGAATATACCGATTTGCTAGAATTAGACAGAAACTTTGGTCAAGAAGAATTAAAAAAACACAAAATTAAAACACTTCCTTCAAAAGAGTTTTTCAGTTTTCAAGAAGCCATCAGCCATGTAGAAAAAAACCCAGATGCCTATGTAGTAAAACCATGTGGTGAAACACAAGATTTAAAGCAGTTGTTATTTGTGGGTAGTGACGATAAGGGAACAGATGTGATTAGAATGTTAAAAGCCTATGAAAAATCTTGGGGAGATAATTTTGGCACTTTTCAATTGCAACGAAAAGTAAAAGGGGTAGAAATTGCTGTCGCTGCATTTTTTAACGGAACCCATTTTATACAACCCTATAACATCTCTTTTGAACATAAGAAATTCTTTCCTAAAGAATTAGGTGTTTCTACAGGCGAAATGGGTACCAGTATGTTTTGGAGTAAAAACTCCCCTATTTTTGAAATTACACTCGGTAAATTTGAAGCTACCTTAGCCAAAAAAGGCTTTGTAGGTCATATTGACATTAACTGTATTGTGAATGGCAACGGAATTTATCCATTAGAATTTACCTCTCGCTTTGGATATCCTCAAATCTATATCCAAAGAGATGGAATCAACGAACCTTTAGGTACGCTGTTTTACAAAATAACGTCAGGGCAACACCTTACAATTCAAACTAAAAAAGGGTTTCAGGTAGGAGCTTATATGGTGGTGCCTCCGTTTCCTTTTAAGGATAAAAAGAGTTTTGAATTATTCTCAAAAGACTCTGTAATTCTCTTTAAAAAAGAAATGAAAGAAGGAGTACATCCCATTCACATAAAACAATTACATTCTGAGTGGTTAATTACAGGAAACGACGGTATTGCGCTGTTAGTTACTGGATTCGGTATTACGATGAAAGATGCTCAGAGAATGATGCAAAACAGAATTAATAACATTAGTATTAACAATAGTTATTACCGAACTGATATTGGAGATCGCTGGTCGGAAGATTCTGACAAATTAAGAGCATGGGGACTTTTATAA